A window of Canis lupus baileyi chromosome 3, mCanLup2.hap1, whole genome shotgun sequence genomic DNA:
acatcaaaactacagtgagggacgcctaggtggctcagcagttgagtgtttgccttcagctcagggtgtgatccaggggtcctgggattgtgccctgcatcaggctcccggaggggagcctgtttctccctctgtctgtgcttcTGCCTGTCtgtaactctcatgaataaataaaatcttaaaaaacaaacaaacaaacaaacagggcagccctggtggcgcagtggtttagcgccgcctacagcccagggtgtgatcctggagacccaggatcgagtcccacattgggctccctgcatggagcccgcttctccctctgtctctctctctctgttgtctctaggaataaataaataaataaatcttaaaaaaaaaaaaaaaaaaaaacccacaatgagatagcacttcatacccactagaatggctacaataaaaaagacaataacaaatgtGGTAAAAAATGTAGGGTAACTGAGTCTCATAAATCCCTAGTAGGAGtttaaaatggtgcagctgctatagaaaactgtttggcagttcctcaaaaaagcaaaaaacccccaAGGTCAttatatgactcagcaattccacacTAAGGTATACCCcaagagaatttaaaacatgTCCACCAGATATCTCATGATAAAATGTTTGCAGCAGCAGCATTCCTAATAGCACAAAAgtgaaataacccaaatgtccattgatggaagaatggataaacagaaagTGGTTAGATCGATACAACGGTATACAGGTTACCATTAcgtgttacaacatggatgagccttgaaaacctTATGCTAAGTAAGCATACTTTATGCTAAGTAAATTAAGCCACATATCGTATGATTTCATGCAGTGAAATGtctagaatggataaatacaatgACAGAAAGTAAATTCGTGGACGTCAGGGGCTGAAGTCAGGCATGGAACTGACTGCTCACAGgtgcagggtttcttttttttttttttttaatttttatttatttatgatagtcacagagagagagagagagaggcgcagagacagaggcagagggagaagcaggctccatgcaccgggagcccgacgtgggattcgatccgggtctccaggatcgcaccctgggccaaaggcaggcgccaaaccgctgcgccacccagggatccctgcagggtttctttctggggtgatgaagaTGTTCCAGAATTACATAGTGGTAAAAGGTGCCTGCACAACCACTATCTCCCTTCTGCCCCAATATGCTGTACCTGGCCTGAAGGCACCGGATTCCTTTCTTTGTTGTTCCCTGCGGAAAACCATTGGCAGTGACATCCAGTGGCTGCTCAGGAACTGCACTCCAACTGATGGCTATGAAGAGACAAGATTCTGAGGTTAAAACTGTTCAGTTTCTTGTGAATGTCAGAAGTGTTTCCCCAAAAATATTTCCCTCTTTGCAGACCCATGGGAGCTAGATAGGACATCGGAGTCAATGGCTGCCACTCTGATGCTTGGCCTCCATAGTACAGTAATATAAAGAAGAGGTTCATTATTCATCATTATTCATTCTTAACAACTCATAAATTCTTAACAACTAAGAATTTATTATATGGTGGACATACAGTCAATGCATGAAATAGGAtttcccatttaatcctcataagaaaatatttttttcatcataagcCTACTCTTATAAACCATCTATTTCATCCCTCCCcgctggtagccatcagtttgttctctagagttaagagtctgtttttttggtttgtgtgttttttttttctttgttcatttgttttgttcctaaattccatgagtgagatcatatgttgtttctttgacttattttgcttagcataatacactctagctgcATCCATGTTATtccaaatggcaatatttcattttcttttatggctgagtagtatttcattttatctgtTGATCAATCTGTAtatctatctcacatcttctttatccattcatcacttgatggacacttgggctgctttcatagcttggctattgtaaataatactgcaaaaaACACAGTAGTGCATGTAActctgaattaatgtttttgtactTTTAGTGTAAATACCTCGTAGTGTGAATACTGGAGCACagagtagttttaatttttcgaggaacttccatactgttttccacagtggctgaaccagtttgcattcccaccaacaacagTATAAggaggttcctttttctccacctccttgccaacagttgtttcttgtgttaactgtagccattctgataggtgagGAGATatgtcattatggttttgatttgcaattgccctgatgacgagtgatgtcgagaatcttttcatgtgtctgttggccatctggatgtcttctttgaagaaacatttattcatgtcttctgtccattttattaattggatttttaaaaaatagcctatAATTTACCAAGAAAGctagagtagattttttttttttaagattttgtttattcatttattcatgagagacagagaggcagagacataggcagaaggagaagcaggcttcctgcagggagcctgatgcgggactcaatcccacgaccctggatcatgatctgagccaaaggcagatgttcaaccactgagccacccaggtggccctattAATAAGATTAGTTGTTAAGAAATGATATTTCTTCTGTATCTTCTCTGAAGATAAAGAACCCGAGGCTAAGACAGGGTAAGTAGGTTGCCCAGGGTCAGGCACAGTATGAACTGGACCCAGTATAGATGTGTCCCAAGCTGGCACTACTGACCACTCTGGTAATAGGTGGCCTTCCCAAGCTGCATGGATGTAGCCCCTTCCAGGCCACTCCACAGCCTGGGGCAAAGTTATTCTGGGGCAAGTGGAACGCGGATACCTTACCTGCGCCACAAGGAACAAGTCTGCCTGGGCCGTCAGCTCTTTTTGCCTGCACGGCGCAGCGGCTGTGTTCAAATAGTAAGCCTGACTGCTGTATTTTCACTTCTTGAACTCCAAAGCCTTTGGGGAGAGCTGAGACGTTCTGACACCTAAATGTGAAGGAAAATGCACTCAGTTTTGGGATGCTCCTGGAGAAAGACAGTGTCTAGGCCCATGGACCATTTCAGCACCCCTGTGTCTCGGTGAGAGTATGTGACCAAACAGTATCTAGAGCACGTGAACCTTCTGGCCGGAGGGAGATCCCTTCCTATCGCTCTGAAGTGAAAACAAGCTGAGTCCCCACCCTCAGTGACGGCAGGGACACTAAACTCCAGCCCTGGCACTGGCTTTCAAAGATTTCAAACCCTtaaacagaaatattaatttgttGGCATCTGCTCCCTAAGGCATCCTCCAAACACACTAGAAACCAAAACTGTCCTATAATATAAAAGCTTTGTTTTCCCCTCTTGAGTCTTTCACACAATCTAGATGCCAACATGAGGCTGCTCTGGAACTAAGCAGACAGCAGCTTTAAAGTCTCAGAATAGAGAAAGTATGGAAAACACAGAGACTGTCTCAGGCATAGTGCCTAGGATGCTTTTGTTTAAAACATCTTATTATATAAGACATAGTTTGTATACCATAAAACTCATCCATTTTAAACATAGAATTcatggggttttttgtttttagtatattcacggAATTGTGCCACTGTTGCCACAACCTAAGTTTCTAACATTTCATTCCCAACAGGAAACCCCACACCCATCAGCGGTCACTCCCCATGCCCTTCTCCAGCACTTACTAATTAATCTACTTCCGGATTTGCCCATTTTGGAAGTTTCACTTCATGAAATCATACACTCTGTGGCCCctctcacttagcataaagctttcaaggctcatccatgtcatagcatgtAACTGGCCTTCACTCTGTTTCGTGGCTGACGATCCACTGTAACAGTCTACTACCTTTTGTTTATCCATGCACATCCGGGCTCTTTCAGTTTGTGGCTATTATGACTggtactgctatgaacattcatgtccaaatttttttttttaataaagattttatttatttattcatgagagacacagagagagagaaaagagagagagagagagagagagagagagagagagaggcagagacacaggcagagggagaagcaggcatcatgcagggagcctgacatgggactcaatcctaggtctccaggatcaggccctgggctgaaggcagcactaaaccgctgagccacctgggctgccttcatGTCCAAGTTTTGATGTGgatgtgtgtttttatttctcctgggtATGTACCCACCTAGGAGTGGAATGAGTGCGTCTGTTCCCAGGACTCGGCCTCGGGAGCAGCACATCTGACATGACAGGCCTCTCCTGGCCAtggcctcaccctgccctcagTTACCTAGCCTTAACTTGGCCTGGCTGCCCTTCTTGAGGGAGACTACACTTGAATGAtcatcttttttgtcttttatcttttaaaagattaacattgctgttcatgttttttttaaaattatggtagCAATATATATGTGCACAGCAGAAAAACGAGAAAGGAGAAtaataacagggcagccccagtggcttagtggtttagcactgccttcagctgggggtgtgatcctggagatccaggatcgagcctcacgtcaggctccctgcatggagcctgcttctccctctgcctgtctctgcctctctctctctctctctctctctgtctctcatgaataaataaataaaatcttaaaaaaaaaagagtaatcacaaacagaaaaaaaacactcAGAGAAGTGATCATATTAATACTGTGGTGTATATTCTCCCACAACTTTTTTTTCATCTGCATATGTaattttcaattagcaataatcgtgcCTTGGATAACCCTCACTGGCTACAATACTGCTACTGCGCAGAGCTTCATCTGCATATGTACTTTAAGACCAAATGAACTCATTGTATCTTTTAACTTGCTCTTTAAAATTATGAgcctcgggcagcctgggtggctcagtggtttggcaccaccttcagcccagggcctgatcctggagatccaggatcgagtcccatgtcaggcttcctgcatggaacctacttctccctgtgtctatgtctctgcctctctctgtgtctctcatgaataaataaaatctttaaaataaataaataaaattatgagccTCTTTCCCGGTCAAATATTCATCAGTAGTAGTTTTAACAAAAATCACTTAATCTATGGCTGGCCATTTCactggtttccttttctttcttaaaaatgacTACACGCAAAGCTAAATGTTTGAGGACTTTCTTAATCATTTCCTTAGGACGAATTCCTAGCAATGGAACCGCTGGATCAAGACGTATGGACATTTTAAAGGCTCTTTGGACATACTCTCACACTGCTTCTTGGAAAGACCGTTCCAGCTGacacctccctccctgctcacctCCCAGTCAGAGCTCTCTGCATGGCTTCCTGGCTATATGGGCATCTCCCAATCACTACGGCTGACAGGTAGATGGGCTTTTCCAGAAGGTGCATCAACAGTGCCCCTTGGCATCCGAGGACATTCCACCGTGCCAGCTTGTCACTGCAGGACATGGAGCAAGTCCTGTCTCCCCGGCCTGGCTTCACTCGGAGCAGTCCCACCTGGTGATACGCAGCACCAGGCTTCCCCGagtctcctgcttctccaggcacGCACTTAGCTCCAGTTCTATAAACATCCACCACTTTGGCACCACTGGGGGCCATTCCAGTGACAGTGGCCAGTTCCTGTGTGGTGAGATTAGAGCCACTGATACTTGGTGGGATTGGGCCACTCTCCTGATTGCCAAAACTCTGATGGTGACCCACACCATCAGGAATTCCAGGCTCAAGCCTCATCTTTTTGGTCACAGGACTACCCAgatcttcacatttctttttattttcaggagcTTCCAGGTTACCATCGGCTTCTACTGATGGGTTATTGGCCCAATCTCTACTGACAGGACAACAGGGCTGATCTTCAAACTCAAGCATTGGAATGATGGAGGCATCCCCACCTGCAGGAGAAGGAAGCCCTTaaaaaccagtggttctcaaaaccTCTCTCTCCACAACACCAGTGGACCAGCCACATCAATGTCccttgggaacttgttagaatgCAAATTCTTAGAACCCACAGTGAAgtctgctgaatcagaaactctagagGTGGTACCAAGCagtgtgttttaacaagctctccaggtcaTTCTGATGAGAGGAGAACCACTGTCTTAACcagaatttaattatattttcccagATGACCTGAGATGAATTAGGAAGACTTGCCCAAATTTCCCAAGTAAGAATCCTTTGCAGCTCTGTCCTACCTAGACCCAATGAGTTAGAAATTCTGGGGTGGAAGAATCTGGAACACAGAATACTTTAATAAGATCCCAGGTAATTCTCATCACAGGAAGTTTTGGAAATACTAATTTAGACCAGGATTTGTCAACTTTCATAGTACTGACATTTTGGGgcagataattctttgctgttgGGGCTATCCTTTACGTTACAGGATGGCTAGCAGCTTCTCAGTCTCTACCTACTAGATACCAATAGCAACCCTCAGTCTGACCATCAGAGTGTCCCCAGAGGTTGCTAAATTTCCCCCGAGAAGCAAAACTCTCCTGAGTTGAGAACCCTTGGTTTATAAAGAGCATGGTTTCCCAAGAACATTTTGTGGAATGTTACCCCATAAAATGCTTTGTAAACAAAAGTGGGAGGTTGATTTCATGGCTAAATATGTTTGGTGGgatgcccggatggctcagtggctgggcgtctgcctttggcctggggcgtgatcctggagtcccgggatcgagtcccgtgtcgggctccctgtatggagcctgcttctccctctgcctgtgtctctgtctctctctctctctctctcgtgaattaaaaaaaaaaaaaagttaaaaaaaatatgtttggcAAAAACGTTCATAATTCCCCCATCTTGGAGATTTATGTGCATATCCTCACAGTACAGACTGCAGTGAATTACACAAATGGTATTTCCCTGTGCTGGGTTAGAGCTTTCTGACCTTTGTCCTCaaacagaagcaaagaaaacCAGAGATTGGTAAAAAGCACAGCCTCTCCTTGAGAAGAGCTACTTCTTCAAACACTAACCTAATGTGTGTTTTTTCTAAAGTGTGTAAATAATACATCTGTAGCCTTTATAACCTAAGAGTGGGAAAGGCAGGAGATGCAGAAGTGGGCGTGTTGCCAGAGAGGCTAGCTGGCGGGCTTCCAGAGACCTCACAAGGTGACAGAGACTTTGGAGAATTGACTGGGGCCCACTTCCCATTCTGAAAGGCTTGGAGATTTGATCTAGACAGTTTGATGCCTAAACTCGAGAGGCTGACTCATGCTAATAAAACTCACAAGTAAGGGTCTGAAATAGCTAACTCAGGCACCAAGTTATCAATTAGCAATGACAAATAAATGCAAAGGGAGCCAGTCACATTTTCCAGGTAGTGTTCTTTCATCCTGAGACAAACCATGGGTGgacatcatattttaaaagattatccaTTAGCCCAGGGCAGTTAGATCAGTGGTTCTAGATTTTGATTTCACAGATCACTAAAATTTCCAGAAGATTTTAAGATCAACAGAGGGTGGTCAATTTTGTATTCCATCAAGGAAGAATGTTAAAAATCCTAATTAccacaatttatttcttttttcctagttaccactacttaaaataaaaagataaaagtctCATATTCTTTACATGGAAAGAAATTAGCTTTCTGAAAAACTCACTACAGTCCTGATTTTCCCCATCTGGCTATGGACCAGCCTGTGGACCACTGATTTATGTGGTCTCATTAGGCCGTCGGGCTAGCTGTGATCTGCAGATGCCTCTCTCTCCACAATCATGCTACGCCTGCCACCTGATCAGCCAAGCCCGGgttactcaaagtgtggtccacaggCCAACACCACTGGCATCAGGGGGACTTGGTTAGAAACGCAGAATGTTAGCCTTCATCCCAGACCCAATGAATCTGAATCTACATTTTATTAAGATCTGTGGGTGATTCATATGCAAATTACAGTTTGAGAAGCACCAAAATAGGAAACATCATTTAGTTCTTGGACCAGGGCATCCACTATTAGCACAGATGAGCCCTATCTACCTCTGTATGTCATTTTTCTGGCCTTTAACTCAACCAGTTTTTTTCTGATGGACTCATTTTTCCTTAAGCTGTATTATATTTCTGATTTGAATTATGACCAAGTCTTGACAGCTATTGTCTCTTTAGAGTGAGCATGTGTACCTGCTCTTGTGTTAGTTGCATGTGTTTTAGAGTTTAATGTTTAGAGGTCAGTATTATATTCTTACTTCAAAGGTTTAAGGGTGATGAAAATTTACTGCCATCCTTGAGTTGCTGTCTATGAAGAGTAGAAATTATTCTCAATTTTCAAGACAAAAACCAGTGATCACCCTTAGGCTATCTCTGGTCTTGCTGCCTAACACAACCACAGCACTGAACATCCCCACATAATTCACTGAAATTTAACTTAACTAATCATAACTGTCTACATTCCCTAAGGGCTCTATAAGGCTAAACAAGGAACTGGTCTTACTCACTGTTACATATCCAGTATGTCATACTGTGTCTGACACGCAGTGGAAAATAACTGTTGAATGAAGCATGAATAGAATGACTTTCAGGATAAATCACTACAGAACTTGGGGCTTTGGACTTCTCAGCCCTATGGCTGGTTTCAGACCTTATGGGGTTTCAGCTTGAAGCTTCCCAATCCTGACTGGGAACTGAGAACCACAGTCTTTCCTTGGTAGAGAAGTGATCAGGAACAGTGGCCTATTCAGTCCCCTGCTTATAGCTACACTGTAGTCAGAAGAGCTTTTCGAGAAATGTATCTACAGATAAGAGGACACAAGGAAGTAGACAATGCAACATTAATCCTAAGACTGAAATATACTTACAGGGTGTATGGCTggagaaaaacacaaacaagaGGTCTGGTCTGAGTTTCCACAGCCCTCTCTGAGTGCCAGGGACAAAGATGCTATCCTCCTTCAGGGCGGCTGCCAAGTGGAGCTGGTAGTGAAGGTATCTATTGAGGAGCAAGATGTTATCAGAATGAACAACCAGTCTCTGTGGTGAGGGGAAAGACTCTGGCTGGTTGATTACTAACAAAGAAAGAGTTGCCGTGGATAGACGGGACTGGCAGTGATTTGGAATTATGGCAATGATCTAGActagtgattctcaaagtgtggcccctgaaccagcagcaccagcatcaTCTGGAATTCATCAGAAATGTAACTTCTTAGGttccaccccagacctgctgaggCGGAAACTCTAGGGGTGGGCCTAGAAATCTGGGTTTTCACAAATGTAGGTAATTCTGCCACACACCAGGCATGAGAACCACTGTCAAGTGCTGTTCAAAGTGTAGCTCACAGACTGACATTATCAGTATTACTTGAGAGCTTATTAGGAATGCAAGTTCTGGGGCCCCCACGACTAGCTAAGTCAGATTCTCTGGGGATGTGCCTTTACCTTTGGAAACTCCTTCTGGCTATGACCTCGGCATGGCTATCATTGAGGATGTCTCCTGCGGCAAAGACAGGACACTAGTGAAGACATACAGAACCTGGAGAGGCCCTGTT
This region includes:
- the ADAT1 gene encoding tRNA-specific adenosine deaminase 1 isoform X1, yielding MWTADEIARLCYEHYGTRLPKKGKPEPNREWTLLAAVVKVQLVADRACGGSNRPTQVTKEVVSMGTGTKCIGQSKMRKSGDILNDSHAEVIARRSFQRYLHYQLHLAAALKEDSIFVPGTQRGLWKLRPDLLFVFFSSHTPCGDASIIPMLEFEDQPCCPVSRDWANNPSVEADGNLEAPENKKKCEDLGSPVTKKMRLEPGIPDGVGHHQSFGNQESGPIPPSISGSNLTTQELATVTGMAPSGAKVVDVYRTGAKCVPGEAGDSGKPGAAYHQVGLLRVKPGRGDRTCSMSCSDKLARWNVLGCQGALLMHLLEKPIYLSAVVIGRCPYSQEAMQRALTGRCQNVSALPKGFGVQEVKIQQSGLLFEHSRCAVQAKRADGPGRLVPCGAAISWSAVPEQPLDVTANGFPQGTTKKGIRCLQASSSVAARARQQLAVGETRFQGRIVAAVSAHPGCQDPLAFADMGRSDHPAHLFASLVKEEGQHGAIFGGSIILKRITIQFIASCGNFTQLGATLGP
- the ADAT1 gene encoding tRNA-specific adenosine deaminase 1 isoform X9, producing MWTADEIARLCYEHYGTRLPKKGKPEPNREWTLLAAVVKVQLVADRACGGSNRPTQVTKEVVSMGTGTKCIGQSKMRKSGDILNDSHAEVIARRSFQRYLHYQLHLAAALKEDSIFVPGTQRGLWKLRPDLLFVFFSSHTPCGDASIIPMLEFEDQPCCPVSRDWANNPSVEADGNLEAPENKKKCEDLGSPVTKKMRLEPGIPDGVGHHQSFGNQESGPIPPSISGSNLTTQELATVTGMAPSGAKVVDVYRTGAKCVPGEAGDSGKPGAAYHQVGLLRVKPGRGDRTCSMSCSDKLARWNVLGCQGALLMHLLEKPIYLSAVVIGRCPYSQEAMQRALTGRCQNVSALPKGFGVQEVKIQQSGLLFEHSRCAVQAKRADGPGRLVPCGAAISWSAVPEQPLDVTANGFPQGTTKKGIRCLQARSRISKVELFRSFQKLLSSISEDKWPDSLRTRQD
- the ADAT1 gene encoding tRNA-specific adenosine deaminase 1 isoform X3, whose amino-acid sequence is MWTADEIARLCYEHYGTRLPKKGKPEPNREWTLLAAVVKVQLVADRACGGSNRPTQVTKEVVSMGTGTKCIGQSKMRKSGDILNDSHAEVIARRSFQRYLHYQLHLAAALKEDSIFVPGTQRGLWKLRPDLLFVFFSSHTPCGDASIIPMLEFEDQPCCPVSRDWANNPSVEADGNLEAPENKKKCEDLGSPVTKKMRLEPGIPDGVGHHQSFGNQESGPIPPSISGSNLTTQELATVTGMAPSGAKVVDVYRTGAKCVPGEAGDSGKPGAAYHQVGLLRVKPGRGDRTCSMSCSDKLARWNVLGCQGALLMHLLEKPIYLSAVVIGRCPYSQEAMQRALTGRCQNVSALPKGFGVQEVKIQQSGLLFEHSRCAVQAKRADGPGRLVPCGAAISWSAVPEQPLDVTANGFPQGTTKKGIRCLQARSRISKVELFRSFQKLLSSISEDKWPDSLRVQKLETYHEYKEAASAYQEAWSVLRKQAFGSWIRNPSDYHQFK
- the ADAT1 gene encoding tRNA-specific adenosine deaminase 1 isoform X15 produces the protein MHRPVQNEEERYLHYQLHLAAALKEDSIFVPGTQRGLWKLRPDLLFVFFSSHTPCGDASIIPMLEFEDQPCCPVSRDWANNPSVEADGNLEAPENKKKCEDLGSPVTKKMRLEPGIPDGVGHHQSFGNQESGPIPPSISGSNLTTQELATVTGMAPSGAKVVDVYRTGAKCVPGEAGDSGKPGAAYHQVGLLRVKPGRGDRTCSMSCSDKLARWNVLGCQGALLMHLLEKPIYLSAVVIGRCPYSQEAMQRALTGRCQNVSALPKGFGVQEVKIQQSGLLFEHSRCAVQAKRADGPGRLVPCGAAISWSAVPEQPLDVTANGFPQGTTKKGIRCLQASSSVAARARQQLAVGETRFQGRIVAAVSAHPGCQDPLAFADMGRSDHPAHLFASLVKEEGQHGAIFGGSIILKRITIQFIASCGNFTQLGATLGP
- the ADAT1 gene encoding tRNA-specific adenosine deaminase 1 isoform X10, translated to MWTADEIARLCYEHYGTRLPKKGKPEPNREWTLLAAVVKVQLVADRACGGSNRPTQVTKEVVSMGTGTKCIGQSKMRKSGDILNDSHAEVIARRSFQRYLHYQLHLAAALKEDSIFVPGTQRGLWKLRPDLLFVFFSSHTPCGDASIIPMLEFEDQPCCPVSRDWANNPSVEADGNLEAPENKKKCEDLGSPVTKKMRLEPGIPDGVGHHQSFGNQESGPIPPSISGSNLTTQELATVTGMAPSGAKVVDVYRTGAKCVPGEAGDSGKPGAAYHQVGLLRVKPGRGDRTCSMSCSDKLARWNVLGCQGALLMHLLEKPIYLSAVVIGRCPYSQEAMQRALTGRCQNVSALPKGFGVQEVKIQQSGLLFEHSRCAVQAKRADGPGRLVPCGAAISWSAVPEQPLDVTANGFPQGTTKKGIRCLQARDQLSHRPECVNRAGCAFTGTRFPAEFPLHLQ
- the ADAT1 gene encoding tRNA-specific adenosine deaminase 1 isoform X6 yields the protein MWTADEIARLCYEHYGTRLPKKGKPEPNREWTLLAAVVKVQLVADRACGGSNRPTQVTKEVVSMGTGTKCIGQSKMRKSGDILNDSHAEVIARRSFQRYLHYQLHLAAALKEDSIFVPGTQRGLWKLRPDLLFVFFSSHTPCGDASIIPMLEFEDQPCCPVSRDWANNPSVEADGNLEAPENKKKCEDLGSPVTKKMRLEPGIPDGVGHHQSFGNQESGPIPPSISGSNLTTQELATVTGMAPSGAKVVDVYRTGAKCVPGEAGDSGKPGAAYHQVGLLRVKPGRGDRTCSMSCSDKLARWNVLGCQGALLMHLLEKPIYLSAVVIGRCPYSQEAMQRALTGRCQNVSALPKGFGVQEVKIQQSGLLFEHSRCAVQAKRADGPGRLVPCGAAISWSAVPEQPLDVTANGFPQGTTKKGIRCLQARVQKLETYHEYKEAASAYQEAWSVLRKQAFGSWIRNPSDYHQFK
- the ADAT1 gene encoding tRNA-specific adenosine deaminase 1 isoform X5 translates to MWTADEIARLCYEHYGTRLPKKGKPEPNREWTLLAAVVKVQLVADRACGGSNRPTQVTKEVVSMGTGTKCIGQSKMRKSGDILNDSHAEVIARRSFQRYLHYQLHLAAALKEDSIFVPGTQRGLWKLRPDLLFVFFSSHTPCGDASIIPMLEFEDQPCCPVSRDWANNPSVEADGNLEAPENKKKCEDLGSPVTKKMRLEPGIPDGVGHHQSFGNQESGPIPPSISGSNLTTQELATVTGMAPSGAKVVDVYRTGAKCVPGEAGDSGKPGAAYHQVGLLRVKPGRGDRTCSMSCSDKLARWNVLGCQGALLMHLLEKPIYLSAVVIGRCPYSQEAMQRALTGRCQNVSALPKGFGVQEVKIQQSGLLFEHSRCAVQAKRADGPGRLVPCGAAISWSAVPEQPLDVTANGFPQGTTKKGIRCLQARKKPCRDPWVAQRFGACLWPRVRSWRPGSNPTSGSRCMEPASPSASVSAPLSLSLCDYHK
- the ADAT1 gene encoding tRNA-specific adenosine deaminase 1 isoform X12, with the translated sequence MWTADEIARLCYEHYGTRLPKKGKPEPNREWTLLAAVVKVQLVADRACGGSNRPTQVTKEVVSMGTGTKCIGQSKMRKSGDILNDSHAEVIARRSFQRYLHYQLHLAAALKEDSIFVPGTQRGLWKLRPDLLFVFFSSHTPCGDASIIPMLEFEDQPCCPVSRDWANNPSVEADGNLEAPENKKKCEDLGSPVTKKMRLEPGIPDGVGHHQSFGNQESGPIPPSISGSNLTTQELATVTGMAPSGAKVVDVYRTGAKCVPGEAGDSGKPGAAYHQVGLLRVKPGRGDRTCSMSCSDKLARWNVLGCQGALLMHLLEKPIYLSAVVIGRCPYSQEAMQRALTGRCQNVSALPKGFGVQEVKIQQSGLLFEHSRCAVQAKRADGPGRLVPCGAAISWSAVPEQPLDVTANGFPQGTTKKGIRCLQASLVWKLYSVGSHTGSLNSGHPLGELGN
- the ADAT1 gene encoding tRNA-specific adenosine deaminase 1 isoform X2; the protein is MWTADEIARLCYEHYGTRLPKKGKPEPNREWTLLAAVVKVQLVADRACGGSNRPTQVTKEVVSMGTGTKCIGQSKMRKSGDILNDSHAEVIARRSFQRYLHYQLHLAAALKEDSIFVPGTQRGLWKLRPDLLFVFFSSHTPCGDASIIPMLEFEDQPCCPVSRDWANNPSVEADGNLEAPENKKKCEDLGSPVTKKMRLEPGIPDGVGHHQSFGNQESGPIPPSISGSNLTTQELATVTGMAPSGAKVVDVYRTGAKCVPGEAGDSGKPGAAYHQVGLLRVKPGRGDRTCSMSCSDKLARWNVLGCQGALLMHLLEKPIYLSAVVIGRCPYSQEAMQRALTGRCQNVSALPKGFGVQEVKIQQSGLLFEHSRCAVQAKRADGPGRLVPCGAAISWSAVPEQPLDVTANGFPQGTTKKGIRCLQASSSVAARARQQLAVGETRFQGRIVAAVSAHPGCQDPLAFADMGRSDHPAHLFASLVKEEGQHGLVWKLYSVGSHTGSLNSGHPLGELGN
- the ADAT1 gene encoding tRNA-specific adenosine deaminase 1 isoform X8, which translates into the protein MWTADEIARLCYEHYGTRLPKKGKPEPNREWTLLAAVVKVQLVADRACGGSNRPTQVTKEVVSMGTGTKCIGQSKMRKSGDILNDSHAEVIARRSFQRYLHYQLHLAAALKEDSIFVPGTQRGLWKLRPDLLFVFFSSHTPCGDASIIPMLEFEDQPCCPVSRDWANNPSVEADGNLEAPENKKKCEDLGSPVTKKMRLEPGIPDGVGHHQSFGNQESGPIPPSISGSNLTTQELATVTGMAPSGAKVVDVYRTGAKCVPGEAGDSGKPGAAYHQVGLLRVKPGRGDRTCSMSCSDKLARWNVLGCQGALLMHLLEKPIYLSAVVIGRCPYSQEAMQRALTGRCQNVSALPKGFGVQEVKIQQSGLLFEHSRCAVQAKRADGPGRLVPCGAAISWSAVPEQPLDVTANGFPQGTTKKGIRCLQARSRISKVELFRSFQKLLSSISEDKWPDSLRSLVRKLSS